From a single Peromyscus maniculatus bairdii isolate BWxNUB_F1_BW_parent chromosome 4, HU_Pman_BW_mat_3.1, whole genome shotgun sequence genomic region:
- the LOC102909117 gene encoding olfactory receptor 10AG1-like, with protein sequence MEFVLSSGEDQNSNITATEFVLLGFSDVPHLQWMLFGIFLLMYLTILICNGIIMLLTRTDPALQTPMYFFLSNFSFVEICYVTVTIPRMLMDLCTQKGTIPLFSCAVQLCFVIMLGGMEFLLLTVMAYDRYVAICNPLHYPLVMNNKVCVQLVAACWISIIPVVTGQTYQIFSLPYCGCNKINHFFCDIPPLLKLACGDTFVNNLAIYVASVVFIMVPFLLIIVSYSKIICNILKLSSAGGRSKAFSTCSSHLIVVVLFYGTATITYAQPQSNQSESMGKLLSLCYTILIPLLNPIIYTLRNKDIMVALRKLQTKLSTYGNT encoded by the coding sequence ATGGAATTTGTTTTATCTTCAGGTGAAGATCAAAATTCTAATATTACAGCTACAGAATTTGTTCTCTTAGGATTTTCTGATGTCCCTCATCTCCAGTGGATGCTGTTTGGAATATTTTTGCTCATGTACTTGACTATTCTGATCTGCAATGGCATTATAATGCTGCTAACAAGAACTGATCCTGCTCTGCAGACCCCTATGTACTTTTTTCTCAGCAACTTTTCTTTTGTGGAAATCTGCTATGTAACAGTCACAATCCCAAGGATGCTCATGGACCTTTGTACCCAAAAAGGGACTATTCCCTTGTTTTCCTGTGCTGTACAACTCTGTTTTGTCATCATGCTTGGAGGTATGGAGTTCCTCCTCCTGACGGTCATGGCCTATGACCGTTATGTGGCCATTTGCAACCCTCTGCACTACCCCCTGGTCATGAACAATAAGGTCTGTGTGCAGCTTGTGGCTGCTTGCTGGATCAGTATTATTCCAGTTGTGACTGGACAAACTTATCAAATTTTCTCTTTGCCTTATTGTGGATGTAACAAAATTAATCACTTTTTTTGTGACATCCCCCCACTACTCAAGCTTGCTTGTGGAGACACATTTGTGAATAATTTAGCAATCTATGTTGCTTCGGTGGTGTTTATCATGGTTCCTTTTCTGTTGATTATTGTCTCCTATAGCAAGATTATCTGCAACATTCTAAAACTGTCATCAGCAGGAGGAAGGTCgaaagccttctccacctgctCATCTCATCTTATAGTTGTGGTTTTATTCTATGGAACAGCTACTATTACATATGCACAACCACAATCAAACCAATCAGAAAGCATGGGGAAGCTGCTGTCTCTTTGCTACACCATTTTGATCCCATTGTTGAATCCCATTATATATACACTACGGAATAAGGACATCATGGTAGCACTAAGAAAATTACAAACTAAGTTATCAACATATGGGAACACTTAA